In Arvicola amphibius chromosome 13, mArvAmp1.2, whole genome shotgun sequence, a genomic segment contains:
- the Slc22a17 gene encoding solute carrier family 22 member 17: protein MLFVALGMASDPIFTLAPPLHCHYGALPPNASGWEQPPNASGVSVTGAALAASAASRVVTSTDPSCSGFAPPDFNHCLKDWDYNGLPVLTTNAIGQWDLVCDLGWQVILEQILFILGFASGYLFLGYPADRFGRRGIVLLTLGLVGPCGVGGAAAGSSTGIMVLRFLLGFLLAGVDLGVYLMRLELCDPTQRLRVALAGELVGVGGHFLFLGLALVSKDWRFLQRMITAPCILFLFYGWPGLFLESARWLIVKRQIEEAQSVLRILAERNRPHGQMLGEEAQEALQELENTCPLPTTSTFSFASLLNHRNIWKNLLILGFTNFIAHAIRHCYQPVGGGGSPSDFYLCSLLASGTAALACVFLGVTVDRFGRRGILLLSMTLTGIASLVLLGLWDYLNDAAITTFSVLGLFSSQASAILSTLLAAEVVPTTVRGRGLGLIMALGALGGLSCPAQRLHMGHGAFLQHVVLAACALLCILSIMLLPETKRKLLPEVLRDGELCRRPSLLRQPPPNRCDHVPLLATPNPAL, encoded by the exons ATGCTCTTCGTGGCGCTGGGCATGGCCTCAGACCCCATCTTCACGCTGGCGCCCCCGCTGCACTGCCACTACGGCGCCTTGCCCCCCAACGCTTCGGGCTGGGAGCAGCCCCCCAACGCCAGCGGCGTCAGCGTCACCGGAGCGGCCCTAGCAGCCAGCGCCGCCAGCCGAGTCGTCACCAGTACCGACCCTTCGTGTAGTGGTTTCGCCCCGCCGGACTTCAACCATTGCCTGAAGGACTGGGACTATAACGGACTACCAGTGCTCACCACCAATGCCATCGGCCAG TGGGATCTGGTGTGTGACCTGGGCTGGCAAGTGATCCTGGAGCAGATCCTCTTCATCTTGGGCTTTGCCTCGGGCTATCTGTTCCTCGGTTACCCCGCAGACAG GTTTGGCCGTCGTGGAATTGTGCTGCTGACCTTGGGGCTTGTGGGCCCCTGTGGTGTGGGAGGAGCTGCTGCAGGCTCTTCCACTGGCATTATGGTTCTTCGATTCCTCCTGGGCTTCCTGCTAGCTGGTGTTGACCTTGGTGTCTACCTGATGC GCCTGGAGCTGTGCGACCCAACCCAGAGGCTTCGGGTGGCCTTGGCAGGGGAGTTGGTAGGGGTGGGAGGGCACTTCCTGTTCCTGGGCCTGGCCCTTGTCTCTAAGGACTGGCGATTTCTGCAGCGAATGATCACGGCTCCTTGCATCCTCTTCCTGTTTTATGG CTGGCCTGGTCTGTTTCTGGAGTCCGCACGGTGGCTGATCGTGAAGCGACAAATTGAGGAAGCCCAGTCTGTGCTGAGGATCCTGGCTGAGCGAAACCGGCCCCATGGGCAGATGCTGGGAGAAGAGGCCCAGGAAGCCTTACAGG AACTGGAGAATACCTGCCCTCTCCCGACAACATCCACCTTTTCCTTCGCGTCCCTCCTCAACCACCGCAACATCTGGAAGAATCTGCTTATCCTGGGCTTCACCAA TTTCATCGCCCACGCCATTCGCCACTGCTACCAgcctgtgggaggaggagggagcccATCAGACTTCTACTTGTGTTCTCTGCTAGCCAGTGGCACGGCGGCCCTGGCCTGTGTCTTCCTGGGGGTCACAGTGGACCGTTTTGGCCGCCGGGGCATCCTGCTTCTCTCAATGACTCTCACGGGCATTGCATCCCTGGTCCTGCTGGGCCTGTGGGATT ATCTGAACGACGCTGCCATCACCACGTTCTCCGTCCTTGGACTCTTCTCCTCCCAAGCTTCTGCCATCCTCAGTACCCTCCTTGCTGCTGAAGTCGTCCCAACCACTGTGCG GGGCCGTGGCCTGGGCCTAATCATGGCACTTGGGGCGCTCGGAGGGCTGAGCTGTCCAGCTCAGCGGCTCCACATGGGCCATGGAGCCTTCCTGCAGCATGTGGTACTGGCGGCCTGTGCCCTACTCTGCATCCTCAGCATCATGCTGCTGCCCGAGACCAAGCGCAAGCTTCTGCCAGAGGTACTCCGGGATGGGGAGCTGTGCCGCCGGCCTTCCCTGCTGAGGCAGCCACCACCTAACCGCTGTGACCATGTCCCCCTGCTGGCCACTCCTAACCCTGCCCTCTAA